The sequence TATGGCCTGGGGAATAAACACCCAGAGctccctttccctcctctttGGTCCTTTCATTTCCAACCAGCACGTCTCTTTTGCTGAGCCCAGCCAGCAGCCAGAGGACCAGGGTGTGGACGATGTAGTCCATAAAGGTCAGCCTTCAAGGAAACAGAAACAGTGAAGAAGAGCAGAGAGGGTTCCCAGCAGAGGCGGGAGCTGGGGGAAGAGCCTGTGGTGTCAGATCTCTCCCAAGAGTAAGCCGAAACTCAGGGCTCCTGGGAGGTCGTCGAGGGCTGAGGCAAACTGAAAGAAACAGGTTTAGCTTTAGGGCCAAGGAATGGGTTTGAGAAGCCTAAGGTGAGGAACCAGGTGGCAAAGCTAGAGACCAGCTGGAACaactgaagaacaaagagaaggagggagacatGTGGCCTCCAGGGTCAGGGCAGGCCTCCATCCTGCCCCCGTGCTCCATTCTAGGACAAATCTCAAAGTTACCAAGCTTCGGTTCCAGGGCCTCTTTGAAACTGGTTTTAACACTAAGTAGGATATAGGGTCCCTGGCAGGCTCTTCCCAGGCAAACCATGACTATACACAATTCAAGGCCATTGTAAAGTAATGGTGAGTATATATTTTCACAGGCCACAGAGTATAATGAacacaaaaatttgtttttaaaaatgtttacctctgtcaggtgcagtggctcacacctgtaatcttggcGACAtgagaggctaaagcaggaggatctcttgagctcaggagttggaggctgcctTGAGCTACAGTTGtgctgctgccctccagcctgggttacagagagagactccaagtctaggggaaaaaaaaagtttaacttgaTCATTTCTAGGTAAAGGCAATACTTTTCAGATTTAAAATTCTATCATTTCAGATTTTCTGTCATTTCAAATTTTGTCTTTCCAGATTTGAAAAGAGGATTTGTCTCCTCTTTTCCCTCACAATAGCATCTAAGCTTCTGATAGAGCAATGTGAAATCTGGGAGGCTTCCTTTGGGCACTTTGGAGATGGTCTAGGGCCGGCTGTCATAGACTGAAATATGCAATGACATCTGGTCCCTGGGTGTGGACACCCACACTGGCTCTCGGTAGGTTGTTAAAAACCTGTCCGTTGCTAGGCCCTTTCCACTCTTTGTTCCCTGAATGGTATTTTGGGTTTTCCTAAGCAGGGTGTGTAACTATCATCCAGGTTTGTCTCCCGTACCATTATGCAGAGTGTTTCTCCATGATTTGCTTTGTCTTATGTCAACCAGATGTGAAATGAAGCCAAGTTAGCCTCTATTGTTCGGTCCCTACACTTGATAACACAGGGTTCTGTTATCTACCCCTTCCATTCTACCATAAACTCACACCAGCTTCCCCATCTCAGAGGCTCTTCCCTGGCCTGTGGAGAATAGATGTAGTGGTAGAGGggccatgagaactcactcagaaAATATTCTTGCCAAATCTTCATTCTAACATCTAGACTGCAGCTTTCTTAAGGTTAAAAGCCAGAAATTAGACATGGTTGTTTTTCATTTGATCCATATAGTAAACACAGAGGGTGACTGAGTTGAAGGCTGGTTACATGGAATGTGTACAGTCACCTCCCAACACCCCGGCAGATGCCTGAAACCACTGACGGCACCTAACCCTACATAAACCATGTATTTTCCATCTGTCAACAAATTGGCTAAGTGACTACCTGGGAGGTAGCATAGACAGCAcagatatgctggacaaagggatgattcacatcccaggCTGGACTGGGCAGGATGGCagaagatttcatcatgctatttggaatggcacacaatttaaagcaaatacatagtttatttctggaattttccattaatattttcagactgctgttgaccacaggtaactgaaatcaTGGAAAGAGAAACTGTAGATAAGGGAGGACTACTCTATGTGGTGGGGGAACATATACATAAGAGATGACATTGTGAAGTAGATAAAATTggttttaaaatctttaatacTCTGTTTTTCAACTTCCACATCTTAGTATTGTGTGTTCCTGTGATTTCTCTATAGCTTtctttttgaaatctattttcagGAAATCATCTGATACATACAACCCTAATAAAGTTCAAATGACTTGCAGCACTTGCATTATTCTTTCTACATGTAATTTGATTTGAAGTAAAAAAATTCTGAGACAAAGGAAtaattttctctaaacttctcggCATCAGTAAGTAGGACAGATAACGAGGTTTTGGAGTTAAGGGAGAAGTTGTCCTCAATCATATCATTTAGATCATTACttgttttgctttatatttgctgataTATTTTTAGATTCCAGAATGAATTCTAATAGGTAATTTCAAAGGGAAAATTTACCTTTATTGTAATATTATTTTCATCAAATCACTAATATGACAAGAATACAAAAtcctgaaaataaattcaaattttctaatttaaaagaattaaaaatgtttatatatactctaatatatatgctttaaatatataaacttttaatatgctatacaaatatatatatgtatatacatcttATGcaaatttatacttttagtaaaagtatacatgtatattaaatgtatatattctgtatgttatacatatatacatgtataatatattgtatagaatatatgtatgtgtgtatatatatatacagtacataatacattatacattaggtatataaaaatatatacacaaatatatatttcctaataCAAGTTATTGAAAGATATTGGATTTAAGAATATTAAAGCAAACATATCGTCTTAAATATCTGCCAAACAGGAGGATCTAGGGGattgtaaaactttttttgtgaaagaccaaatagtaattattttaacCTTTGAGAGCTGTGCAGTTTGTTGCAACTATCCAACTTTgctgttgtagcacaaaagcagctatAGAGAATACATATATGATGAAATGCTTTTATGTTCCAACAAAACTTGATTTATGGACACTGACGTTTAAATTATATGTAAGTTTTGGCCAgggaggtggctcacacccgtaatcacagcactttgggagtccgaggcaggcggatcacttgagctcaggagttccagaccaaagcctgaccaacatggtgtgcaccagtggtcccagctactctgggggctgcggcacgagaatcgcttgaatccgggaggcagaggttgcagtgcaccaagattgcaccacagtactcctgcctggatgacagagtgcatgaaactccgtctcaaaataaaataaaataataacatataattttcatgtgtcacaaaaagttcatttaatttttttaaccatttaaaaatataaacaccaTTCTTAGCTTGAGagacataaacaaacaaaaacaaatgaatgaagaaacaaacaaacaaaacccagaggGGTCAGTCTATTTAGCTCACAGCCTGTGTAGTTTCCAGACCTCTGATCTAGACTTACCCACTCAGGATTACCAACGTAGACATTGGCTAGGTCTCAGGACTGGAGGTGAAATAGGGTGAATTAGGCAGGTAAAACTATCATACAAAGAGGCAGAAGAGCACAAGCTTAGGCATTTAATCCATAATAAGAATATGGACCCTCTATTAGTATTTTGcactaaagaaaaaaaggcaaatttggATTTCTGCTAATATCCTGAGCTTGAAAATCCCTTCCATCTAATTTCCTTGCATCCAGTATGTTTGAATTTAGAATGCCAGTTTTATTTCCCTGCTCTTGGTTCTGTTGGTGAAAAAACGGGAGAGGAGATGCCAATATTTTTATGAGCTGTCAATTTCCGTATCTGACCTGCTAGCATCAAAATGGTGATAGCAACAATTACAGAATATTACCAATTCTAAATTGAAAGAATGCTGACTCAAAATCAGACGGTCTATCTTCCAATCTCGTATTTGTTATTAACCACCTGAGTGGCAAAAATTACTGAAACTTTCTGGAGATCAGTTTACTTATTTGTAAAAGAAGGATCTTGAAGATTTTTCTACCCATGTGAATGAATTATAGTTCCCCTTATTACAAACATCACTTCACTGAGAAGGCCTAAGGCAAAAATAAACTTTGCCAGAAATGTAGGCAAATTGTGGAAGAATATGTCAAAGTACGGAAAAGACAGATTTAAACAGTAAATTCACGTTTGTATTTTTGTACTTATTTACTAAGTTTTATGGTAACCGAGAATTCAGGATAAATTCGACTGCAGtactttttcttatgtttattttttctggaagCATACAAAAGTTAAGCCGGCTAAAGGACCTCTGGTTTACAATTCATTtccttgaaagaaaagaagaaataaacacaattttataAAATCTGTGAATTAAAACTTTGAACCTGCAGATGGTGCTATGATtccattttcaaattgttttgcTTTCTAGTTTAAATTCATGAGAAAATGCAGTTGTTTGATTGAGTTTACTTTTATTCAGAGgtaataaaattgaattatttctttttattttagtttattattattataatagaaGCAATTGTCTTTTGTATTGGGAAAAGCTACTATAGTTACTCTTTGTAAATGCTAAGTGCTTGCCTAGGCCAAATAATAATCAGCTTTACatcttttatgtttaaaatttttcttcttatcaTTCAGCAGTAATTTGTCTGTGACCCTCAATTAAGTTGCTTTGCTGTTTCTCCTCTTAAATAAAATTGGTTCACTAAGAATTGGGTAATGAAGAGCTAAGGATAAAAAAATTCCATATGAGAACCATTTCAACCTCTAGTTTGTAATAATCAGGTAAAAAAGAGTTCCTGGAATTAAGCCACAGGAACTCTGGCTTAAGTCAGAGCTGTCAACTGGGAAACAAATTTCCAGACATTTTGAaacttaattcatttaatttttctggtAACTGGATTAGAAAATATGATTAAGCATAGCAGGATATTCTTTTACTGGATCAGTCTGACTTTGAACGAAGCAAATAGATACTAAAATCTTAAAGTAGAAGAAAGAGGACTGTAAAGCCATTCTTTCTCATGAAACTTAGaagcaaaatgtaaaaataatacaaatggcagaaagtctttaaaataaaaggaaaaatggtaTTTTCCTCTGTTGTTTAGGAAATTTTTCACGTGGCTGCATTTTTACCTTAAACTCTGATTGAATGTGTGCTAGGCTACCTTTAGTTACAAATCCACAAATAGAAGTGAAGTATTTATCAAAGTACTGTATAAATGCTTTTCAACTAACTATTTGAAGCCACCTGTCAAGTGATTGAATCAGAAATGTTCAAAACTGgtttgagtatgtgtgtgtgttgggggtgaggGTAGAAAACTAATTCTACATTATACAAAGACTTATAAAAGTGAGGAGGACagtctttgaaaagaaaagataattaaattCCTTGAGGTATATAGTCTgacaacaatttattttttggatCATTTGACACAGTGTATGTAAAAGTGCACTGGGAATTGTGCCATTTTATACAAATATGAAATAACACTACTTCTACTGCTTTGTACAACAGCGTGCATATCTTACTATCTTAGAGACTTTCTGAAACACTTATCTTGGAATTAGTTTCAACGAAAAGGAAATGTAATAATAGGAAGGTGAAAATTATCTCTAGAGCTTTTAAAGTTAGGATAGATTTCAAGAAAGATTAAATCTGGATCTATATGAatagcataaaaattaaaaatattaagagaatTGATACTTTGTAATAAAgtataattatacatttataagCATAATGAACATAAGTGTTTGTTGCTTTCTGCATTTGTTTCTACACATGAAGTCTTCATTTTCTGAAGGAATCCCAGTGGCCCTGGCTATAACACTacaatcattttcttatttcactACAATTAATTAAAGGTTAAAACATTTCACATTGAGCTTGCTACTTTGTTTGcttaaagaaaactaaatttcCTCTTATCTTACATTTTGAAGTTACTCACTATAAACTTATATAAATTAGACATAATGACAATTAAGTAAGAACTTCAAGCCCTATTCATGCCATGGCCGTCATACTGTGACGTCTTTCAGAGCGCTTTGTGATTGCTCAGTCCCAAGTATAAGCCCTATAAAATGATGGGCTTTGAAATGCTGGTCAGGGTAGAGTGAGAAGCACCAGCAGGCAGTAACAGCCAACCCTTAGCCATTGCTAAGGGCAGAGAACTGGTGGAGCCTTTCTCTTACTCCCAGGACTTCAGCACCTAAGACAGCTCCAAAACAAACCAGAACAGTCAGCTCCGGGGGAGCACGACTGGGCGAGGTAAGTGAAAACTTtacctttcctcttctttttccctccTGCCTTTGGAACTTTTCTCACAAAATACTGAATTTTTCTCTCTATTGAAAAGAATTTGATAGTGCTTTGCTTTTGCAACAGCAAAAAGACAAGTTTCTCAAGTCACCTGGTAAGGATAGAAATACTTCAATTTCTCTCATATAGATAGATTTTCTGAATTCTTTTGTTTGTAAGATGCTTTACCCTGCTTGCTCTTTTACTGAATACTGATTTTTACAAATAATTCATTCAAGTAAAGTTTACTTGTATGTAGATTTTTGACTGAAAATTTTAGTGGGaacatttgcttttgaaattttcaacttatttttaaagtgctattttttttcctatttcatatGTTGGTTAAGTGAATCTaagatgcatttattttttccataagttcaaattctgtaatttttatagGCAGCAAGAGAAACagaccttgaactcctaggttttTAATCTAGAAActagaaatgaaatgtgtaagtTGATTAAATGCAAGTAATGCAAGCTTtgcttttaatatatattttcctcttatgaaaaaatttatttcaatgacAACATGTGATTCAGTAATATTTTGAGCATTAATATTCACTACTGAGTTAAGATGTTCAAATCCAGGTGTAAGGAAATAAGTTTCCAGTAATATCTacaattgaaagaagaaaaagtaatgtatatacaaaatcttttaaaaaattatatgtatatatacacattatatttatacatttgcACTCACACGAGCAGAATAATTATTAAAGAGATGATACCCCAGTCTTATATTAATCAGACACTGAAATTTTAAAGCATAAGAAAATCAATGTCTTGAAGCTGTTTGCTTCGTCAAAAAATACACTAAGCTTGGGTGGTACATCCCTGTTATGAAAAGATTGTCCCCAGGGTTATTTCCAGCACTATATAAGTATGGCATTCAATAGATACTGGGGCCAACCATGTGCCCAGACAGCAGGTGAAAAGGATTCTAATTTTTATTCAAGCACCTGTCACTGAGAGAAATACTGATTTTTGAATGTATCATCTTGCAATTTAACTCTTTCTACAAGATGAAAATTACTCTTTACAAACTCTGCAAGAGCCATTGAAAATTACTGCTAGACAATCAGAATTACCTTGCTGGTGACATCTTTGGTTGGAAGAGCTGAGGTGATTCTCTCTCTTTAGAGGCACAGAAATGGACACCAGAAATAAGGCCCAGCTCCTTGTGCTTCTGACCCTTCTCAGTGTGCTCTCCTCGCAGACATCGGCATGGCCTCTTTACAGGGCACCTTCTGCTCTCAGGTAAGTTCCCTTTCAATTCAAACATCTGAACATTCCTTCTTCATCTAAATGGGAATTTCCTATACGTTTTGTTGGACAACTAAATggtataaattatgtattatgtatttaaatttttccttgATGTGTTGAGTGAGAGGTGTTTGTCAACGTCGGGTCATTCTGAGTCCTGGAATTCACTTTCAGAGCATGAGAGACACTGTCAGTTATTAGTTTTATGGGCTGAGTGGATCACATTCCCAAACATGGTGAAAGGAGgtttttgactttctttttattcaaaacCAGCTttagataaataatttttatctattgTTATCTCAAGTCAGTTCAATTTCTGGTGGAAAAAAAGAGCTGTTTAGTTGCCAACcacattttagtttattttcaagATTAATCAGTAAATAATCATAAGACTAGTAGTTGATTAGTGAAACATGTATAAAATCATGTTGCACAGAAATCTATCTAGGCAGAGtcaatttgctaatattaaaTATGGGGTAATTGATCTATTGAGATACACTCCCCAATGGGAAAATTTTGATATACTTTGTTTGGACCATAAATCCTTAGTTTTATTGttctatatgttatattatatattccaAATCTATAAAGTATAACACAACtcttatttaaaactttattaatgTATGCTAAAGAAGTAAACAGTAAATGAAAACTATATtagcttgaattttcctttcagtTTACGGGCACCACTATatctccaaaggaaaaataataattgggttggttttcttctttgcttatttgCTCgttctttattttttgcttaagGTAGACTTATGCTCAACAGAGAGAATAACCTCTTAGCTATTAGTGTTCTCTGTGAAATCTGTTTAAATACAGCTTCTGCGTTGCTTTGATAACTAAATAAAATGGTTCTATCTGAATAGTTCTACCACAGTAGATGAACAATCATAAGAATGTGGACATTTGTGTTGATTGCTAAGCTTCAGACCCACAGAGGACTAGTTGCTAGTGACTCCCAACTCCCAAATCACTGAAAGATACACAAGTGTCCAGGAGCTGACACGCTCCTTAGATGTTTGCCCTAACAGTGAAAATCTGCACACACAAAATTATAAGAGTTGCCGGTGATTGAAATATGCATGCATCCACAAATATAGTCGTATTCCATATATCCATTTGACTATTCTTAGTCTTTCAGTGTAACATTGTACATCCCTTATTAAAGTTGCGTTAATACATAAGATTAGAAACAAGAAGGCCCcataaaatttattgaattcAAATTCATCTTCATAGATGAGCTATTCATCTATGGAGACATTCTTTGAACTTTGTCAATACAGAGAAATATATAATGCCAAGGTAAATATTTGAAGCAAAGCTTGggggttgagagagagagaagcagttAATACTCTGTTCTTCAGAGATGTTTGGAACAGGTAATACTGAACATCACCAAATCCATAAATTGTTATCAGTTCTCATTCAATATTAGTTTTTTCCAAGTTTCTATTTTGCATAAAAtctttcaacatatgaaatttgaCTTTGCAAAGGGAAGATATTCTTGGCATAGTAAATTACACCAAAGAAGTATAGTTTGCTTAATGCTCTGATAAGATTGAATTAAGTAGCTCTTACGTTTTGTATATTCAGCTTATAAAAGTCATATGACATCTACTTTATAGGATAATAGGGATTTCCTATTTATACTCTCATTAACTATATGAGCCATTAAGTCAAATTATGCTATTCTCACATTGTGACTGGGTAATATTTCCCAAGAGTTTAAGTATCTTATTTTAAATGGTTGCGGAACCATACACACTGTCTTCTGAAAAACGAATGTATTCTTCTCATGTAACTTTCTCCATCAGGTTGGGTGACAGAATACCCTTTGAGGGAGCAAATGAACCTGATCAAGTTTcattaaaagaagacattgacATCTTGCAAAATGCATTAGCTGAAAATGACACACCCTATTATGATGTATCCAggtgagtttatttttataaaactatccagtgagttttattttagaaaatgtatttaagaATTATAAACGTGCTAATTTTATCTCACCATGAAGCTATTCCAATAGCAAAACACTAGAGGTTTCTATGTGTCATGGCTTCATTCATCCTGATTTACTGCAGCTCTTACAGCTGTACATGATTTTCACACTGAAAGGTTGTAACAAGCCAGGATGAACACATCATTCACTTCCATGCTGTTGCACATAATTCCAACATCACAGACTGTACCAATTCTGATAAAAGTACAGCATTTAGCATTCTAATGATGGAAGAGTTGCCAAGGAGTTTTGTCTCTATATAAAGAAAAGGTATCTGATAGAGCTGTTCATTCATAGAGCTGTTTGTCTAGAGCATCATTTCAAGTACAGACCAAGTAGCTCTATAGTACTTGGTACAGACAAAGTATAAAAGGTGCTTCATTTGAAAGAGAAAAGGTGGGATGATAGGCCTTAATGCCTTCTCTATCTTAAGAGattttgtttccaaatattttggaaaaagaaaaaaaaaaaggtgtactGGGGTTTATGAACTTTCCAAAATCAGAATATTTTCCCACTGTGAATGTCTTTATTCAGTGGGGCAGACACAAAGCACCATGTACAAATAGCAGCTAATTTCAATAGATCATATTTTTACGCcaatatttcttagaaaaaaatagttataaagATTCAACCATGGAGGAATATTGAAATGTGCTTTTAGAAATGcctgtttctttaatttttcagtgtCTTGGGCTAGAAATATAGGGTATATCTTGATATAAGTGACTAGAAGATCTCTTTTGTTAGGGTGTTAAGAAATCTCCTTTTGAACTTTAGTTTTAACGAGAAGCTTTCGTAATAAacccataattttttttgttatttaatgaGCCATAATAATATTCTAGAAAGCCATTTacaaaataatagctatttttttcttccttgttttagAAATGCCAGGCATGCTGATGGAGTTTTCACCAGTGACTTCAGTAAACTCTTGGGTCAACTTTCTGCCAAAAAGTACCTTGAGTCTCTTATGGGAAAACGTGTTAGGTAaagagaatttattatttttataaaatgtgttatCATTATTCAATCTGAATATTGTATTTTCACGCTTAACAAGTTATTTACTCTGTTTGAAATTGAAAACTCATTGATAATGTTTAATTTAGTTAAATGAAATAACTTGTATTCTTCAATAACATCTATCAAGCCCATGGACTAAGACTTTTTCATAATATCATACGCATTGACTCCAgacacacatttttctcaagtagCAATCATTTACCAATCTGCAATCAAATTGAACAAGACTCGGTAAAACAATCAAGAAGAGATAGTATAGACTGAGGTAAATTTTAAGGTCAACCATAGAATATTCTTTTTACTTCCTGCTCAAATTAAATGGAGAATTCCAAATGGCCAACAGTCAATTATTTAGATGACGTTGCTCAGGGTAGCATAGCTTCTAAAGAAgtaattatgtttttgtttttttttaaacttctcccAGTGGCAGAGCACAACTTCAGCTattcccaaatttttatttttggatgaaTTATTTGCTCAGCTGTACAGAATGTATCATAAAACAGTCCTAGGTCATGCCAAAATATGGCAAATGATTCCTTGCTTTCCTTCATCCTTAGGTttagttgtatttttcttttagtttttttatgatAGAAAATTAGTTAGGTGGGAATTCCTTTTTATGTGGCTCCAAGACACCTGGAACATGtgtgtatttatcatttcttgtgAAAactctttgatttccttttcctcatGTTCTTTCGCAGTAACATCTCAGAAGACCCTGTACCAGTCAAACGTCACTCAGATGCAGTCTTCACAGACAACTATACCCGCCTTAGAAAACAAATGGctgtaaagaaatatttgaacTCAATTCTGAATGGAAAGAGGaggtaaagaaaaagagaacttgCTAAAATGAGAAATCATGACTGACTTTCAAAATAGAAGCTGCACATGGAGATCTCTCTATCTCACTTATCTAGCTATACTACGTGAAGCAGTGATTTTCAACCTTGGCTGACATTAGACTACCCTgcagaactttaaaaatacagatgtcTGGGCCTTCCCCCAAACTAATTGCCAGGAAATCGGTCTCTTCGGTGGTGTGGCCCTAGGCATTCATTTCTTTTAAGAGTTCCCCAGTTGACTTTACTATGCTGCCAGTGTTAAAAATGATGACTATACAGACATCTGGTCTGAATCTAAGAGCAAGTTTCATCAAAagtgatgatttttaaaacatgtaaagcaTAGTCAATTGCAATTTGGTAACACATGGAACTCACTTCGTGTGCATATTCAATACTCTTATTTAATCAAATTAAACCATTaggtattttgtatatttagattCTGTAAAATCTATATCTCTCTATGGTGTGTAAATCTTAGAAACAATACATAAACAGTGTAGTGTTCTGTCTTTTTATTCcaattgtttttgtttaaatgaTGAGTATTAAGGATAATTCTGTTTGGGTGTGATCAGACAAGATGACCCTCTTTGCCCACTAGATGATAATTCTGTAAGAATAATTTTAGAAACTCTAAGATTGTTGAATAATTCATAGGTACTAACAAACCTCAAAGATAATTGTTTAGCTCCCCCCCATACACTTTCAGAGCACAGAGAACAGCACATTCATTATGTCATAATAGTTTCTTTGGAATCTTTCTCATCTGAGAGCCTTAATATGCACAATGTTTTTCTGGTCTGCAGCAGTGAGGGAGAATCTCCTGACTTTCCAGAAGAGttagaaaaatgatgaaaaagcCCTTTGGAGCAAAGCTGATGACAACTTCACAGTGGTGGGTATATTTGTGCATTCCTTCTGTATTCTTATGGCAGTCTCTGATTATATAAGTAGCTAAGAGTCACTTAGTAAGAAACATCTTAGGGTTAAATAGTTTCTCATCATGAGACCTCA is a genomic window of Pongo pygmaeus isolate AG05252 chromosome 5, NHGRI_mPonPyg2-v2.0_pri, whole genome shotgun sequence containing:
- the VIP gene encoding VIP peptides isoform X1, with product MDTRNKAQLLVLLTLLSVLSSQTSAWPLYRAPSALRLGDRIPFEGANEPDQVSLKEDIDILQNALAENDTPYYDVSRNARHADGVFTSDFSKLLGQLSAKKYLESLMGKRVSNISEDPVPVKRHSDAVFTDNYTRLRKQMAVKKYLNSILNGKRSSEGESPDFPEELEK
- the VIP gene encoding VIP peptides isoform X2, whose protein sequence is MDTRNKAQLLVLLTLLSVLSSQTSAWPLYRAPSALRLGDRIPFEGANEPDQVSLKEDIDILQNALAENDTPYYDVSRNARHADGVFTSDFSKLLGQLSAKKYLESLMGKRVSNISEDPVPVKRHSDAVFTDNYTRLRKQMAVKKYLNSILNGKRSEGESPDFPEELEK